In Pseudovibrio brasiliensis, the following are encoded in one genomic region:
- a CDS encoding transglycosylase SLT domain-containing protein, which yields MKVAGDPSIAGRIELAFQKASSKTGTSFDFLLQAAARESSFDPNAKAKTSSASGLFQFIESTWLETLKKNGEELGLGDYAQHIRVDASGKYRVDNKHLKQQLLDLRHDPEISSLVAGALAKDNASGLSSNLGRDPSAGELYLAHFLGVNGSLRLLNAVEDRPQHPAADLFPLQARANKAVFYSRDGQPRTVSDVHDRLVGQFNETIAGAERPAVGLRKGPITKPIDSHRVESRILTAWRATTVDKNEAPFQSLFRTDEAAAVTASKAVSETKRSGVEVQESISQQFVAPKPVARPSGSPLDLTKFLAPAQTSGKSLSKKV from the coding sequence GTGAAGGTTGCAGGCGATCCTTCCATAGCTGGGCGTATTGAGTTGGCTTTTCAAAAAGCCAGTTCCAAAACGGGTACGTCCTTTGATTTCCTGCTGCAAGCTGCTGCCCGTGAATCCTCCTTTGATCCTAACGCCAAAGCCAAGACGTCTTCTGCGTCTGGTCTTTTTCAGTTTATCGAGTCGACCTGGCTTGAAACTCTCAAGAAAAATGGTGAGGAACTTGGGCTCGGGGACTACGCCCAGCACATTCGCGTGGATGCTAGCGGTAAGTACCGGGTAGACAACAAGCACCTGAAGCAACAGTTGCTGGACCTTCGTCATGATCCGGAGATTTCATCTTTGGTTGCTGGTGCGTTGGCGAAAGACAATGCGTCCGGTCTTTCTTCAAATCTTGGCCGTGATCCGTCCGCCGGTGAGTTGTATCTGGCGCACTTCCTTGGTGTGAACGGTAGTTTGCGTCTGTTGAATGCGGTAGAAGATCGTCCTCAGCATCCAGCCGCTGATCTGTTTCCTTTGCAGGCCCGCGCCAACAAAGCAGTCTTTTACAGCAGGGATGGGCAGCCGCGGACTGTGAGTGACGTTCATGATCGGTTGGTCGGTCAGTTTAATGAGACTATCGCCGGCGCAGAGCGTCCTGCTGTTGGGCTACGCAAAGGGCCGATCACCAAGCCCATCGATAGCCACCGCGTTGAAAGCCGTATTCTGACGGCGTGGCGGGCGACAACTGTCGACAAAAATGAAGCGCCATTCCAGTCCTTGTTCCGGACTGATGAAGCAGCTGCTGTGACAGCCTCCAAAGCTGTCAGTGAGACGAAGCGGTCAGGTGTGGAAGTGCAAGAATCCATCAGCCAGCAGTTTGTTGCGCCTAAACCTGTTGCGCGTCCTTCGGGGTCTCCTCTGGACCTGACGAAATTTCTCGCCCCAGCGCAAACCAGCGGAAAGTCCTTAAGTAAGAAGGTCTAG
- a CDS encoding citrate lyase subunit beta: MNCLLKTTASAIAQSKDFQAHDELAYAILPEKPAREVDPYGSPDALAQLSKQNHLYFLLNDPSENTILSTLKPYTDVKQNGVIPTFIKSAADIERLHAILSVYEAEHGLQDGSHKIIPELGRFPSAFTALANLNGISPRLSALCWNEEVLKIALAAKYSRDEQGQLLPPFEHARTQCLFTARAAHLLPLDTAVPSHLPRAKMLELIDLVASQGFAGKTANSPEEASLIQQVFAAQ; the protein is encoded by the coding sequence ATGAACTGTCTGCTCAAAACCACAGCTTCCGCAATCGCTCAAAGCAAAGACTTCCAGGCACATGATGAGCTAGCCTACGCCATATTGCCGGAAAAGCCAGCCAGAGAAGTAGACCCTTATGGCTCACCTGACGCATTGGCGCAGCTCAGCAAGCAGAACCATCTCTACTTCTTGCTCAATGATCCATCAGAAAACACCATCCTGTCGACACTCAAACCATACACCGATGTAAAACAGAATGGTGTGATCCCGACCTTCATCAAATCAGCAGCAGATATTGAGCGCCTGCACGCAATCCTGTCGGTTTATGAAGCGGAACACGGGCTTCAGGATGGCTCCCACAAAATCATTCCAGAGCTTGGCAGGTTCCCGTCAGCATTCACAGCTCTTGCAAACCTGAATGGCATAAGCCCACGCCTCTCTGCACTTTGCTGGAATGAAGAGGTGCTGAAAATTGCTCTAGCAGCAAAGTACTCACGAGATGAGCAAGGCCAGCTCCTTCCACCATTCGAGCACGCCCGTACGCAATGCCTCTTCACCGCAAGAGCAGCCCACCTGCTCCCACTGGACACCGCAGTGCCATCTCATCTACCAAGAGCCAAAATGTTGGAGTTGATTGATCTGGTCGCCTCGCAGGGCTTTGCTGGCAAAACAGCAAACTCACCGGAAGAAGCAAGCCTGATACAACAAGTTTTTGCAGCCCAATGA
- a CDS encoding flavin reductase family protein, translated as MFYEANKPHGLPHNPFKAIVAPRPIGWVSTVSKDGVKNLAPYSFFNAVCDTPPMVVIGSSGYKDSVGNIEETGEFVCNQATLDLADAMNQSSAMVGSDIDEFELSGLTAEASKLVAAPRVLEAKTALECKLINVQRLIDIDGNETNSWLILGQVVGVHIDESVLENGMLNVAKMKPLARLGYMDYSVVDSVFQMDRPALPEKV; from the coding sequence ATGTTTTATGAAGCAAATAAGCCGCATGGGTTGCCGCACAATCCATTCAAGGCCATCGTTGCGCCGCGTCCGATTGGTTGGGTTTCAACTGTCTCCAAGGACGGTGTAAAAAATCTGGCACCTTACAGCTTCTTCAATGCTGTCTGCGACACGCCTCCGATGGTGGTGATTGGTTCCAGCGGCTACAAGGATTCCGTAGGCAACATTGAAGAGACGGGTGAGTTTGTTTGTAACCAGGCAACGCTGGATCTGGCAGATGCGATGAACCAGTCCTCTGCGATGGTGGGTTCTGACATTGATGAGTTTGAGCTTTCCGGCCTGACTGCAGAGGCGTCAAAACTTGTCGCAGCACCGCGTGTTTTGGAAGCGAAAACTGCGTTGGAATGTAAGCTGATCAACGTGCAGCGTCTGATCGATATTGACGGAAATGAGACCAACAGCTGGCTTATACTGGGTCAGGTTGTTGGTGTGCATATCGACGAGAGTGTGCTGGAAAACGGCATGCTCAATGTGGCGAAAATGAAGCCATTGGCGCGGTTGGGCTACATGGATTATTCGGTGGTTGATTCCGTGTTCCAGATGGATCGACCGGCACTTCCGGAAAAAGTCTGA
- a CDS encoding nitroreductase family protein, with protein sequence MEIKDLPELKSFLKTRRSHLAATLVHPGPDQAQISELLEMACRVPDHGKISPWRFVIYDNSQADSIGEKLAEIAEKRQGPLGENTKAMELERFKRAPLVIGVLSSPNREHKVPVWEQELAVGAVCVSLLNACFSMGFAGQWLTEWYAFDDEAAAHLGARDGERFAGFIHIGSPSVVPNERPRPDVAQLTEYFQSVPSGVDA encoded by the coding sequence GTGGAAATCAAAGACCTTCCTGAACTGAAGAGTTTTCTGAAAACTCGTCGCTCTCATCTCGCTGCAACACTCGTACATCCTGGCCCTGATCAAGCACAAATTTCTGAGCTGCTTGAGATGGCATGTCGTGTGCCGGATCATGGGAAAATTTCTCCTTGGCGGTTTGTTATCTATGACAATTCACAGGCGGACTCTATCGGTGAGAAGCTTGCTGAAATTGCTGAGAAGCGTCAGGGACCGCTCGGAGAGAACACTAAGGCGATGGAGCTGGAGCGTTTCAAGCGTGCGCCGCTGGTCATCGGCGTTCTTTCTTCTCCAAACCGTGAACATAAAGTGCCGGTCTGGGAGCAGGAACTGGCGGTTGGTGCCGTTTGTGTATCTCTGCTTAATGCTTGTTTCTCAATGGGATTTGCTGGTCAGTGGCTGACAGAGTGGTACGCTTTTGATGATGAAGCTGCTGCGCATCTGGGTGCTCGCGATGGGGAGCGGTTTGCAGGCTTCATTCATATTGGAAGCCCGAGTGTTGTTCCAAATGAACGTCCACGGCCTGATGTAGCCCAATTGACCGAATATTTTCAGAGTGTTCCATCCGGTGTTGATGCGTAG
- a CDS encoding 1-acyl-sn-glycerol-3-phosphate acyltransferase, with amino-acid sequence MNHAELSYANDGHPLLKRWLIRSIEGLCGRKRLLDLYEVWRRDYSVSDQALWRDLLDLIDLRVECTGHCWPPSDVDGKPLVLIANHPYGIADGIAILSLAEQLNRPYRVLINNELLKVPEVRPFALTVDFEETEEALRTNLKTRQEALRLLQEGVTIVIFPGGGVATAAKPFGRAEELPWKTFSAKLIRSARATVLPVYFEGQNSPLFHLVSRFSLSLRLSLLIREFKSILGQTILARIGDPIPYEALETCESQRQMMEQLQAAVLDLRQEAETAKPETFYLP; translated from the coding sequence GTGAACCACGCGGAATTAAGCTACGCCAATGATGGTCATCCACTTTTGAAGCGATGGCTAATCCGCAGCATTGAAGGGCTCTGCGGTCGCAAGAGGCTGCTGGATCTTTATGAGGTCTGGCGGCGTGACTATTCTGTCTCAGATCAGGCTCTCTGGCGGGACCTGCTGGATCTGATTGATCTTCGTGTTGAATGCACTGGTCATTGCTGGCCGCCCTCTGATGTGGATGGCAAGCCGCTGGTGCTGATTGCTAACCATCCCTATGGCATTGCTGACGGTATTGCGATCCTTTCGCTTGCAGAGCAGTTGAACCGTCCTTACCGCGTGCTCATCAATAATGAACTGCTCAAGGTGCCAGAGGTTCGGCCCTTTGCACTAACGGTTGATTTTGAAGAAACTGAAGAAGCTTTACGAACCAATCTGAAGACACGGCAAGAGGCGCTGAGGCTGCTGCAAGAAGGGGTGACGATCGTTATTTTTCCCGGTGGTGGTGTTGCGACGGCTGCTAAGCCCTTTGGTCGTGCAGAAGAGCTGCCGTGGAAGACGTTCAGCGCCAAGTTGATCAGGAGTGCCCGGGCGACGGTGCTGCCGGTCTATTTTGAGGGGCAGAACTCACCGCTGTTCCATCTGGTTAGCCGCTTTTCACTGAGCTTGCGCTTGTCTCTGTTGATCCGTGAGTTCAAGAGCATTCTGGGGCAGACAATTTTGGCGCGGATTGGAGATCCGATCCCCTATGAGGCTTTGGAGACATGTGAGAGCCAACGACAGATGATGGAGCAGTTGCAGGCGGCTGTTCTGGATTTGCGCCAAGAGGCTGAGACTGCAAAGCCCGAGACGTTTTATCTGCCTTAG
- the thrS gene encoding threonine--tRNA ligase: MLQLTFPDNSVREYDAGSTGADVAGSISKSLLKKAVAVAIDGELRDLSDPIETNAAIEIVTRDDPRALELIRHDAAHVMAEAVQELWPETQVTIGPVIENGFYYDFKRDTPFTTEDLPKIEKKMQQIIQRNAKFTKEIWSRNEAKEYFAAKGEDYKVELVDAIPEDETVKIYKQGEWLDLCRGPHMASTGQIGQAFKLMKVAGAYWRGDANNEMLTRIYGTAWSSDKDLKAYLHMLEEAEKRDHRKLGREMDLYHFQEEGPGVVFWHHKGWQLFQNLTNYMRRRLEDDYQEVNAPQILDKALWETSGHWEWYRENMFATETEDHRVFAIKPMNCPGHVQIFKHGLKSYRDLPLRMAEFGAVSRYEPSGALHGLMRVRAFTQDDAHVFCTEEQMAAECHKINDLIMSVYKDFGFEEIVVKLSTRPEKRVGSDEVWDHAEAVMGEVLKEIEANSGGKIKTGILEGEGAFYGPKFEYTLRDAIGREWQCGTTQVDFNLPERFGAFYVDSDGEKKQPVMIHRAICGSLERFLGILIENFAGHFPLWLAPQHFVVAAITSDADDYAKEVHAALKKAGLRGELDLRNEKINYKVREHSHAKIPVIIAVGKREAEEKTVSIRRLGSRNQTAMTLDEAVASLHDEATAPDLKEQAS, translated from the coding sequence ATGCTTCAATTGACTTTCCCTGACAATTCCGTTCGCGAATATGACGCTGGTTCCACCGGCGCTGATGTTGCAGGGAGCATTTCCAAATCTCTCTTGAAAAAAGCTGTTGCCGTCGCAATTGATGGTGAACTGCGTGATCTTTCTGATCCTATTGAAACGAATGCTGCGATTGAAATCGTAACCCGTGATGACCCACGTGCGCTGGAGTTGATCCGCCACGATGCGGCGCACGTGATGGCGGAAGCTGTGCAGGAACTGTGGCCTGAGACACAGGTTACAATTGGTCCTGTTATCGAAAACGGCTTCTACTACGACTTCAAGCGCGATACGCCATTTACCACTGAAGACCTGCCTAAAATCGAAAAGAAGATGCAGCAGATCATTCAGCGCAATGCGAAGTTCACCAAAGAGATCTGGAGCCGTAACGAAGCAAAAGAATACTTTGCTGCCAAAGGGGAAGACTACAAGGTTGAGCTTGTAGACGCGATCCCTGAGGATGAAACCGTCAAGATCTATAAGCAGGGTGAATGGCTTGACCTTTGCCGTGGTCCGCACATGGCGTCCACTGGCCAGATCGGTCAGGCTTTCAAGCTGATGAAGGTTGCCGGTGCATACTGGCGCGGTGATGCAAACAACGAAATGCTGACCCGCATCTACGGTACTGCTTGGTCAAGCGATAAAGATCTGAAGGCTTACCTCCACATGCTTGAGGAAGCTGAGAAGCGCGACCACCGCAAGCTGGGCCGCGAGATGGATCTCTATCACTTCCAAGAGGAAGGTCCGGGCGTTGTCTTCTGGCACCACAAAGGCTGGCAGCTGTTCCAGAATCTGACCAACTACATGCGTCGCCGTCTGGAAGATGACTATCAGGAAGTGAATGCACCGCAGATCCTGGATAAGGCTCTTTGGGAAACTTCTGGTCACTGGGAGTGGTACCGCGAAAACATGTTCGCGACTGAGACCGAAGACCATCGTGTCTTCGCGATTAAGCCGATGAACTGTCCAGGTCACGTGCAGATCTTCAAGCACGGCCTGAAGTCTTATCGTGATCTGCCACTGCGTATGGCTGAGTTTGGTGCGGTTTCCCGCTATGAGCCATCTGGTGCGCTGCATGGTCTGATGCGTGTTCGTGCGTTCACGCAAGATGATGCGCATGTGTTCTGTACTGAAGAGCAGATGGCTGCTGAATGTCACAAGATCAATGACCTGATCATGTCCGTTTATAAGGACTTCGGGTTTGAAGAAATCGTTGTGAAGCTCTCTACACGTCCTGAAAAGCGTGTTGGTTCCGATGAAGTCTGGGATCACGCTGAAGCTGTGATGGGTGAAGTGCTGAAGGAGATCGAAGCGAACTCCGGCGGTAAGATCAAGACCGGCATTTTAGAAGGTGAGGGCGCGTTCTACGGTCCTAAGTTCGAATATACTCTGCGTGATGCGATTGGCCGTGAATGGCAGTGTGGTACCACTCAGGTGGACTTCAACCTGCCAGAGCGTTTCGGTGCCTTCTACGTGGACAGCGATGGTGAGAAGAAGCAGCCGGTGATGATCCACCGCGCGATCTGTGGTTCTCTGGAACGCTTCCTTGGTATCCTTATCGAGAACTTTGCAGGTCACTTCCCGCTGTGGCTGGCACCTCAGCACTTCGTTGTTGCTGCGATTACTTCTGACGCTGATGACTACGCGAAGGAAGTGCATGCTGCGCTGAAGAAGGCTGGTCTGCGTGGTGAGCTGGATCTTCGTAATGAGAAGATCAACTACAAGGTTCGCGAGCACTCACATGCCAAGATCCCAGTGATCATCGCTGTTGGTAAGCGTGAAGCGGAAGAGAAGACTGTGAGCATCCGTCGTCTCGGTTCCCGTAATCAGACTGCTATGACACTGGACGAAGCTGTTGCAAGCCTGCACGATGAGGCTACGGCACCTGACCTTAAAGAGCAGGCTTCCTGA
- a CDS encoding glycosyltransferase family 4 protein → MTTPKPKLYFDLTTLRQNRSTSLQANGVTRTLYETAKRFYKDDIEVTFICHDARKNEYVSVQADPLFASDDLNPACLPDLLGAPVKAFRSEKYRNRKLKGLFHKLRHTLRARANETTGAYDGEALQEPLTDIDAPFLSLGNLEEARRLTEYVKSRAPYVPVYVMIHDISPLRLNDPEEDLSAKLWLEHLRRTVTTRPHVIANSEYTRTDLLKFLAEQKLPSPQSTSVVHLAHEFQEAESIYPLRQRPEHGFFLLLGDIRYRKNAKLVFDAYLHIVEQDENAQLPQLICAGAIPNGAFASLNKDQKYTPIGKFVTIVQSPTNAELTALYKEAIALVYPSLFEGYGLPVGEALWMGTPVLASNATSVPEVGGDHCQYFDPHNAEELAALILSTIRSKEALRAELPARNELRQWQNVQQDIWKIIENKSTPPDKRSSGAEGKQQKLEET, encoded by the coding sequence ATGACCACGCCAAAGCCAAAGCTCTACTTTGACTTGACCACGTTGAGGCAGAACAGATCTACCTCATTACAGGCCAACGGCGTCACCAGAACGCTCTATGAGACAGCAAAGCGGTTCTATAAAGACGACATCGAAGTCACCTTCATCTGTCATGACGCCCGCAAAAACGAGTATGTGAGCGTGCAAGCCGATCCTTTATTCGCATCAGATGATCTGAACCCCGCTTGCCTTCCTGATCTACTGGGTGCTCCCGTCAAAGCATTCCGCTCTGAAAAATACAGAAACCGCAAACTCAAAGGCCTGTTTCACAAGCTCAGGCACACCCTTCGCGCCCGTGCCAATGAAACCACCGGCGCTTATGATGGCGAGGCTCTGCAAGAACCCCTCACAGACATTGACGCCCCCTTCCTGTCACTGGGAAATCTGGAGGAAGCACGGCGACTGACAGAATATGTGAAGAGCCGCGCGCCCTATGTGCCCGTCTATGTCATGATCCACGACATCTCTCCGTTACGCCTCAACGATCCGGAGGAGGATCTCAGCGCAAAACTCTGGCTGGAGCATCTGAGACGAACGGTCACCACAAGGCCGCACGTAATTGCCAACTCCGAATACACACGCACCGATCTCCTGAAGTTCCTCGCAGAGCAAAAGCTTCCCTCCCCGCAAAGCACCAGTGTGGTGCATCTGGCCCACGAGTTTCAGGAGGCAGAGTCCATCTACCCTCTGCGACAACGGCCCGAGCACGGTTTCTTCCTGCTGCTTGGTGACATTCGCTACCGAAAAAACGCTAAGCTGGTCTTCGACGCATACCTGCATATCGTGGAGCAAGATGAAAACGCGCAGCTGCCTCAACTCATATGTGCAGGAGCGATCCCCAACGGCGCATTTGCCAGCCTCAACAAAGACCAGAAGTACACGCCCATCGGTAAGTTCGTGACGATTGTTCAGTCACCAACAAACGCAGAGCTGACAGCACTTTATAAGGAAGCAATCGCTCTGGTTTACCCAAGCTTGTTTGAAGGCTACGGCCTACCAGTCGGTGAAGCGCTCTGGATGGGCACACCCGTACTGGCCTCAAACGCAACCTCAGTACCGGAGGTCGGTGGAGATCATTGCCAATACTTTGATCCGCACAACGCTGAAGAACTGGCTGCCCTGATCTTATCGACAATACGATCGAAAGAAGCTCTACGCGCAGAACTGCCAGCACGGAATGAACTCCGCCAATGGCAGAATGTGCAACAGGATATCTGGAAGATTATTGAGAACAAAAGCACCCCACCGGACAAACGTTCATCCGGCGCAGAAGGCAAGCAGCAAAAACTGGAAGAAACTTAA
- a CDS encoding ASCH domain-containing protein: MSSEEFDHLPSFAFGDSPELADSLLELVLNGTKTATCGDLHSYEKDGEPLPQPGDQYLILDGKGQAACVIEMVTVDVRQFNEIDEVWAVLEGEGDLSLEFWQEGHREFFERNGVYAPDMKLVCEYFQLVKIFKRDQAKPKPN, from the coding sequence ATGTCTTCTGAAGAATTTGATCATCTCCCCAGTTTTGCATTTGGTGACAGCCCTGAGCTGGCTGACAGTTTGCTTGAGCTTGTTTTGAATGGAACAAAGACAGCGACCTGCGGTGATCTGCATTCCTATGAAAAAGACGGAGAGCCCCTTCCTCAGCCAGGCGATCAGTACCTTATTCTGGATGGTAAAGGGCAGGCAGCCTGTGTCATCGAGATGGTGACTGTTGATGTGCGTCAGTTTAACGAGATTGATGAAGTCTGGGCAGTGCTGGAAGGTGAAGGCGATCTGAGCCTTGAGTTCTGGCAGGAAGGCCATCGCGAGTTCTTTGAACGTAACGGCGTTTATGCTCCTGATATGAAGCTTGTTTGTGAGTACTTCCAGCTGGTGAAGATCTTCAAGCGCGATCAGGCGAAACCTAAGCCGAATTAG
- the yidD gene encoding membrane protein insertion efficiency factor YidD produces MCKPDPLPKERPASLMARFGIGLIWIYQHSLSLILGRACRYQPSCSHYTAEAMTRFGFWRGGWIGLSRIIRCNPYGASGYDPVPLSLPKTSRWYLPWRYGHWNGDHIDPKTRFDLKD; encoded by the coding sequence ATGTGTAAGCCCGATCCGCTTCCCAAAGAGAGGCCTGCCAGCCTGATGGCGCGGTTTGGGATTGGACTTATCTGGATTTATCAGCATAGCCTGTCACTGATTTTGGGGCGGGCCTGCCGCTATCAGCCATCCTGCTCTCATTATACAGCGGAAGCCATGACACGGTTTGGGTTTTGGCGAGGTGGATGGATTGGGCTGTCGCGGATTATTCGCTGCAACCCTTATGGTGCGAGCGGATATGACCCGGTTCCGCTCAGCTTACCCAAGACATCAAGATGGTATCTGCCATGGCGATATGGTCATTGGAACGGTGACCATATTGATCCCAAGACGCGTTTTGATCTGAAAGACTGA
- a CDS encoding iron-sulfur cluster assembly scaffold protein translates to MLDDIYNTKILEFAGNIPLLGHIDNPQAQAKAHSRLCGSTVSVEVCVANGLITSFAQDVKACALGQASASILGQHVIGATPADVREAYAQLHAMLKDNGPVPTGRFADLSFLEPVRDYKARHASTMLAFEALVKALDDVEAAVA, encoded by the coding sequence ATGTTGGACGACATTTACAATACTAAGATCCTTGAGTTTGCAGGGAATATTCCTCTGCTAGGGCATATTGATAACCCGCAGGCTCAGGCAAAAGCACACTCGCGGCTCTGTGGTTCGACGGTGAGTGTTGAGGTTTGTGTAGCCAATGGTCTAATAACCTCATTTGCGCAGGACGTGAAAGCGTGCGCTCTGGGGCAGGCTTCTGCATCCATTCTGGGACAGCATGTTATTGGGGCTACGCCTGCAGACGTGCGGGAGGCTTATGCGCAGCTGCACGCTATGCTGAAGGATAACGGTCCTGTGCCGACCGGTCGTTTTGCTGACCTTTCTTTCCTTGAGCCAGTGCGTGATTACAAAGCGCGCCATGCATCCACTATGCTTGCGTTTGAAGCGCTGGTGAAAGCGCTTGATGATGTTGAAGCTGCTGTTGCCTAA
- the folE gene encoding GTP cyclohydrolase I FolE, with protein MDAVLRPVTETDPTATEDNKLPNRPSRAEAEAAARVLLQWIGDDPEREGLLDTPKRVVKAYEDLFSGYKEDPREHLERTFEEVGGYNDIVLLKDITFTSFCEHHVLPFTGKAHIAYYPNHAVVGLSKIARVVEIYARRLQTQEHLTVQIATALEEYLAPRGVAVMIEAEHQCMSMRGIQKQGVSTLTNRFSGVFEDNASEQVRFMTMVRS; from the coding sequence ATGGACGCTGTTTTGAGACCGGTTACGGAAACCGATCCCACGGCTACAGAAGACAACAAGCTCCCCAACCGCCCTAGCCGGGCTGAAGCTGAGGCTGCTGCGCGCGTACTTCTTCAATGGATCGGAGACGATCCGGAGCGCGAAGGTTTACTGGATACACCAAAGCGCGTGGTCAAAGCCTACGAAGATCTTTTCTCCGGTTACAAGGAAGATCCTCGCGAGCATCTGGAACGCACCTTTGAAGAGGTCGGTGGATACAACGATATTGTGCTGCTGAAAGATATCACTTTCACATCTTTCTGTGAGCATCACGTCCTGCCATTCACAGGCAAGGCGCATATCGCCTATTATCCAAACCATGCTGTCGTGGGCCTTTCCAAGATCGCACGTGTTGTAGAAATCTACGCACGCCGCCTTCAGACACAGGAACATCTGACCGTTCAGATCGCAACTGCATTGGAAGAATATCTGGCTCCTCGTGGCGTCGCCGTCATGATCGAAGCAGAACACCAGTGTATGTCCATGCGTGGCATTCAAAAACAGGGTGTCTCAACACTCACCAACCGGTTCTCCGGTGTTTTTGAAGACAATGCCTCTGAACAGGTACGCTTCATGACAATGGTCCGTTCGTAA
- the hisI gene encoding phosphoribosyl-AMP cyclohydrolase yields MSTNIKADGFAPRADKNAIELGDELCPKFDENGLIAAAVTDFDSGELLMVGYMNTESLRRTIETGEAWYWSRSRQEYWKKGGTSGQLQEVIEIRTDCDQDAIWLRVKVHGNGATCHVGYRSCFFRKVNSNETGDVWLEKTEVAPVYDPQEVYGKKQ; encoded by the coding sequence ATGTCGACGAATATTAAAGCCGACGGCTTTGCGCCGCGCGCTGACAAAAACGCAATTGAGCTGGGCGATGAACTCTGCCCGAAATTTGACGAAAATGGTTTGATTGCTGCAGCAGTCACTGATTTCGACAGCGGTGAGCTTCTCATGGTGGGCTACATGAACACCGAGAGCCTGCGCCGCACAATCGAAACCGGTGAGGCATGGTATTGGAGCCGCTCCCGCCAGGAATACTGGAAAAAGGGTGGCACCTCTGGTCAACTACAGGAAGTCATTGAAATCCGTACTGATTGTGATCAGGACGCAATCTGGCTTCGCGTCAAAGTCCATGGCAACGGCGCCACATGCCACGTCGGCTATCGCTCCTGTTTTTTCCGGAAAGTGAACTCAAACGAGACCGGCGATGTCTGGCTGGAGAAGACAGAAGTCGCTCCGGTATATGACCCCCAAGAAGTTTACGGGAAAAAACAGTAG
- a CDS encoding patatin-like phospholipase family protein, producing MAVLQNLPLWPNSKQPVEEEPETPTTIPEPEITPGIGLALGGGAARGWAHIGVLKALSEAGIQLDFIAGTSIGAVVGGCYLCGKLDQLEEWVVSLSRRRVFSMVDLSFGGSGLISGKKVLSLFEDHFGGIMIEDLDRPFAAVATELGTGHEIWLKKGPLTQAMRCSTSLPGVFEPVAYGGRWLVDGALVNPIPVSVCRAMGARAVIAVNLNSDTFGRGSTVVHELPPIPKDMIPEIDSKLNKDPGGTIKRVLRRQIFGGKQKGLPGISGVMMDSYNIIQDRIGRSRLAGDPPDTILTLRLSHLGLFDFHRGEEAIRVGYETTCRALPELHQLAEMQP from the coding sequence ATGGCAGTGCTGCAAAATCTACCTCTGTGGCCCAACAGCAAACAGCCTGTAGAAGAAGAGCCTGAAACACCCACCACCATTCCAGAGCCGGAGATCACCCCCGGCATTGGCCTGGCACTTGGTGGAGGTGCAGCCCGCGGCTGGGCTCATATCGGCGTTCTCAAAGCTCTTTCTGAAGCAGGCATCCAACTGGACTTCATCGCAGGCACCTCGATCGGCGCCGTCGTCGGCGGCTGCTATCTCTGCGGCAAGCTGGATCAGCTTGAGGAGTGGGTCGTCTCCCTCTCCCGCCGCCGCGTTTTTAGCATGGTCGATCTCTCCTTCGGCGGCTCAGGCCTCATCTCTGGCAAAAAAGTCCTCTCCCTGTTCGAAGATCACTTCGGTGGCATCATGATCGAAGATCTCGACCGCCCCTTTGCAGCAGTCGCAACCGAACTGGGCACGGGCCATGAGATCTGGTTGAAGAAGGGCCCGCTCACGCAAGCCATGCGCTGCTCCACCTCCCTCCCCGGCGTGTTCGAACCCGTTGCTTACGGTGGGCGCTGGCTGGTGGATGGCGCGTTGGTCAATCCGATCCCTGTCTCCGTCTGCCGTGCCATGGGCGCAAGAGCAGTCATTGCCGTCAACCTGAACTCAGACACATTTGGCCGGGGCTCCACGGTCGTGCACGAACTACCACCAATCCCGAAGGACATGATCCCAGAGATCGACAGCAAACTCAATAAAGACCCCGGTGGCACCATCAAACGCGTCCTGAGACGTCAGATTTTTGGCGGAAAGCAAAAGGGTTTGCCCGGCATATCCGGTGTTATGATGGACAGCTACAACATCATTCAGGATAGGATCGGACGCTCACGTCTGGCGGGAGACCCACCAGACACCATCCTCACCCTACGCCTGTCTCATCTCGGTTTGTTCGACTTCCACCGCGGAGAAGAAGCTATCCGTGTCGGCTATGAAACCACATGCCGTGCCTTGCCGGAGCTCCACCAGCTGGCAGAAATGCAGCCATAA